One genomic segment of Motacilla alba alba isolate MOTALB_02 chromosome 1A, Motacilla_alba_V1.0_pri, whole genome shotgun sequence includes these proteins:
- the BEST3 gene encoding bestrophin-3 isoform X2, with translation MLLISSCVQGRDEYGRLLRRTLMRYVNLTSLLIFRSVSTAVYKRFPTMDHVVGAGFMTKYERKLFDDLKSPHLKYWVPFVWFGNLASKARKEGRIRDSVDLQTLMNEMNKYRSWCSLLFGYDWVGIPLVYTQVVTLAVYTFFFACLIGRQFLDTDQGYQGHDLDIYIPIFTLLQFFFYAGWLKVAEQLINPFGEDDDDFETNWCIDRNLQVSLLAVDEMHMNLPRMEKDIYWNDTSARPPYTKAAADYCIPSFLGSTIEMGLADTEFLYGEEWPWEEEKHQRQYSVLRRVKRFLSVHEGPSYPTHQRYSRQTSENSVFFPADEKGHIRRLQEMHTRGRHSTLSFKKKHEGVTRSNRLHGSRELGPITETSRNEAQFGDSDTSSETTRPVPEVIISEAQEMEPDVRDKPDLPTERSASMPEEKLQRIIAEANVALLSQHFFPPEMTPYLSSSEVHQSLPSVIGEPKHEPQVSNIAGLITDHERNLQRWSLPSFHSPSTASNADAAPPSTDSGTTSQQRTFSDGKNGTSACAPQTFEMQDLWENLDSKETAIVEFSNEESERKL, from the exons ATGTTGCTCATctccagctgtgtgcagggcagagATGAGTACGGGCGCTTGCTCAGGAGGACTCTCATGCGTTATGTGAATTTAACATCTCTCCTGATCTTTCGCTctgtcagcacagctgtgtACAAAAGGTTCCCCACCATGGACCATGTCGTTGGAGCAG gTTTTATgacaaaatatgaaagaaaactttttgACGATCTTAAGTCTCCCCACCTGAAATACTGGGTCCCATTTGTCTGGTTTGGAAATTTGGCATCAAAGGCACGAAAGGAGGGAAGAATTCGAGACAGTGTGGATCTGCAGACACTGATGAAT gaGATGAATAAGTACCGGTCTTGGTGTAGCCTTTTGTTTGGTTATGACTGGGTTGGAATTCCACTGGTCTATACCCAG GTTGTTACTCTTGCAGTCTATACCTTTTTCTTTGCCTGCCTGATAGGGCGTCAATTTTTGGATACTGACCAAGGGTATCAGGGACATGACTTAGATATTTACATTCCAATCTTCACACTGCTGCAGTTCTTCTTCTACGCAGGATGGCTCAAG GTCGCTGAACAACTCATTAATCCGTTTggagaagatgatgatgattttGAAACTAACTGGTGCATCGATAGAAATTTACAG gtTTCACTTCTGGCTGTGGATGAGATGCACATGAACTTGCCAAGGATGGAGAAAGATATTTACTGGAATGATACCTCTGCCCGCCCACCCTacacaaaagcagctgctgattACTGTATTCCTTCCTTTCTTGGATCAACTATTGAAATGGG GCTGGCTGATACCGAATTTCTCTATGGGGAAGAGTGGCcttgggaagaggagaaacaCCAGAGACAGTATTCGGTTTTGAGAAGAGTCAAGAGGTTTCTCAGCGTCCATGAGGGTCCTTCATACCCCACTCACCAGCGCTACAGTCGGCAGACGAGTGAGAATTCAGTGTTTTTCCCAGCAGATGAAAAAGGGCACATCAGACGGCTGCAGGAAATGCACACAAGAGGGAGGCACTCTACCTTAAGCTTCAAGAAGAAACATGAAGGAGTTACCAGAAGTAACAGGCTTCATGGTAGCCGAGAGCTAGGACCCATAACGGAAACCTCAAGGAATGAGGCACAGtttggtgacagtgacacctcATCTGAGACAACCAGGCCAGTTCCTGAGGTCATCATTTCTGAAGCCCAGGAGATGGAACCTGATGTGCGGGACAAACCAGATCTGCCAACAGAGCGCTCCGCAAGCATGCCAGAAGAGAAGCTCCAAAGGATCATAGCTGAAGCAAATGTGGCTCTTCTGAGCCAAcactttttccccccagaaatGACTCCATACCTCTCAAGTTCAGAGGTGCATCAGTCACTTCCTAGTGTGATAGGAGAACCCAAACATGAGCCCCAGGTTAGTAACATAGCTGGTCTCATAACAGATCATGAGAGAAACCTTCAGCGATGGAGTTTACCAAGCTTCCATAGTCCTAGTACAGCATCAAATGCTGATGCTGCACCACCTTCAACAGATTCTGGGACAACTTCACAGCAAAGGACATTCAGTGATGGAAAAAATGGTACTTCTGCTTGTGCTCCACAAACATTTGAGATGCAGGACTTATGGGAAAACCTGGACAGTAAAGAAACAGCCATAGTAGAATTTTCTAATGAGGAGAGCGAAAGAAAACTTTGA
- the BEST3 gene encoding bestrophin-3 isoform X1 has protein sequence MTVTYSSKVANATFFGFHRLLLRWKGSIYKLLYREFIVFATLYTAISVLYRFFLTGSQKRFFEKLSIYCDKYAEQIPVTFVLGFYVTLVVNRWWNQFVNLPWPDRLMLLISSCVQGRDEYGRLLRRTLMRYVNLTSLLIFRSVSTAVYKRFPTMDHVVGAGFMTKYERKLFDDLKSPHLKYWVPFVWFGNLASKARKEGRIRDSVDLQTLMNEMNKYRSWCSLLFGYDWVGIPLVYTQVVTLAVYTFFFACLIGRQFLDTDQGYQGHDLDIYIPIFTLLQFFFYAGWLKVAEQLINPFGEDDDDFETNWCIDRNLQVSLLAVDEMHMNLPRMEKDIYWNDTSARPPYTKAAADYCIPSFLGSTIEMGLADTEFLYGEEWPWEEEKHQRQYSVLRRVKRFLSVHEGPSYPTHQRYSRQTSENSVFFPADEKGHIRRLQEMHTRGRHSTLSFKKKHEGVTRSNRLHGSRELGPITETSRNEAQFGDSDTSSETTRPVPEVIISEAQEMEPDVRDKPDLPTERSASMPEEKLQRIIAEANVALLSQHFFPPEMTPYLSSSEVHQSLPSVIGEPKHEPQVSNIAGLITDHERNLQRWSLPSFHSPSTASNADAAPPSTDSGTTSQQRTFSDGKNGTSACAPQTFEMQDLWENLDSKETAIVEFSNEESERKL, from the exons ATGACAGTCACTTATTCCAGCAAAGTAGCAAATGCCACTTTCTTTGGATTTCACAGATTACTCCTAAGGTGGAAAGGCAGCATCTACAAATTGCTGTACAGAGAATTTATTGTTTTTGCTACTCTTTACACAGCGATAAGTGTATTATACAG atTTTTTCTTACAGGTAGCCAAAAACGGTTCTTTGAAAAATTATCAATTTACTGTGACAAATATGCTGAACAAATCCCAGTAACTTTTGTGCTTG GTTTCTATGTAACTTTGGTGGTGAATCGCTGGTGGAACCAGTTTGTGAACTTGCCTTGGCCAGATCGTCTGATGTTGCTCATctccagctgtgtgcagggcagagATGAGTACGGGCGCTTGCTCAGGAGGACTCTCATGCGTTATGTGAATTTAACATCTCTCCTGATCTTTCGCTctgtcagcacagctgtgtACAAAAGGTTCCCCACCATGGACCATGTCGTTGGAGCAG gTTTTATgacaaaatatgaaagaaaactttttgACGATCTTAAGTCTCCCCACCTGAAATACTGGGTCCCATTTGTCTGGTTTGGAAATTTGGCATCAAAGGCACGAAAGGAGGGAAGAATTCGAGACAGTGTGGATCTGCAGACACTGATGAAT gaGATGAATAAGTACCGGTCTTGGTGTAGCCTTTTGTTTGGTTATGACTGGGTTGGAATTCCACTGGTCTATACCCAG GTTGTTACTCTTGCAGTCTATACCTTTTTCTTTGCCTGCCTGATAGGGCGTCAATTTTTGGATACTGACCAAGGGTATCAGGGACATGACTTAGATATTTACATTCCAATCTTCACACTGCTGCAGTTCTTCTTCTACGCAGGATGGCTCAAG GTCGCTGAACAACTCATTAATCCGTTTggagaagatgatgatgattttGAAACTAACTGGTGCATCGATAGAAATTTACAG gtTTCACTTCTGGCTGTGGATGAGATGCACATGAACTTGCCAAGGATGGAGAAAGATATTTACTGGAATGATACCTCTGCCCGCCCACCCTacacaaaagcagctgctgattACTGTATTCCTTCCTTTCTTGGATCAACTATTGAAATGGG GCTGGCTGATACCGAATTTCTCTATGGGGAAGAGTGGCcttgggaagaggagaaacaCCAGAGACAGTATTCGGTTTTGAGAAGAGTCAAGAGGTTTCTCAGCGTCCATGAGGGTCCTTCATACCCCACTCACCAGCGCTACAGTCGGCAGACGAGTGAGAATTCAGTGTTTTTCCCAGCAGATGAAAAAGGGCACATCAGACGGCTGCAGGAAATGCACACAAGAGGGAGGCACTCTACCTTAAGCTTCAAGAAGAAACATGAAGGAGTTACCAGAAGTAACAGGCTTCATGGTAGCCGAGAGCTAGGACCCATAACGGAAACCTCAAGGAATGAGGCACAGtttggtgacagtgacacctcATCTGAGACAACCAGGCCAGTTCCTGAGGTCATCATTTCTGAAGCCCAGGAGATGGAACCTGATGTGCGGGACAAACCAGATCTGCCAACAGAGCGCTCCGCAAGCATGCCAGAAGAGAAGCTCCAAAGGATCATAGCTGAAGCAAATGTGGCTCTTCTGAGCCAAcactttttccccccagaaatGACTCCATACCTCTCAAGTTCAGAGGTGCATCAGTCACTTCCTAGTGTGATAGGAGAACCCAAACATGAGCCCCAGGTTAGTAACATAGCTGGTCTCATAACAGATCATGAGAGAAACCTTCAGCGATGGAGTTTACCAAGCTTCCATAGTCCTAGTACAGCATCAAATGCTGATGCTGCACCACCTTCAACAGATTCTGGGACAACTTCACAGCAAAGGACATTCAGTGATGGAAAAAATGGTACTTCTGCTTGTGCTCCACAAACATTTGAGATGCAGGACTTATGGGAAAACCTGGACAGTAAAGAAACAGCCATAGTAGAATTTTCTAATGAGGAGAGCGAAAGAAAACTTTGA